CACGGTTGAACCAAGCCGAGAAAAGATGCTGGAAGTCCAGATCGAGCCCCTTCAAATCTGGCTCTTTCTTGACGTAGCCGAGCAGATCGGCACGCATATTCACAAGGCGCGCGGTCGAACCAGGCACCCGATTCAAGCGGCGGATAAGTTCCTGGCTCTTTGGTTCAGCAGCAAAATAAAGCTGACGGGCAGCAGAATTGTTGCCCGGTTCCCAGTCAGCAACAGCCTTGGACAGCGCTTCATGGTTGACCCCGAATTCTTCGGCCAATTTGATGAAGAATGTGTGGCGCTCTTCAGGCGTTGCAGCTTCGTAGATCTCCAGGATCTTGAGAGCATTCTTGAGGCCGGATGCCTCGCCCTTGTCTCCAACAAGCTCCTTGCAAAGCGGAATCAAATGATCCGCTGTCATTGCTGACTTGGAGGACAGGAAGGGGCCTGCTTTTGCAATGCGTTGAAGCATGTCGCTTAGAAAACTCTTGGCTGCCATATCATAACCCCTTTGGTCTTTTTAATCTTGAAAGCAAAATGTCACCGCTAAAGATGTCACTAATTTGAATTTCACATGATTAAAAATATGGGGTCCACAACACTTCAAACAAGTTATCTCTTTGCCGCAGTTACCAGATTTCTTCGAAAATTTTATTTTTCATAATAGTCGCGGAACCAATCAACGAACTTGCCAACCCCAGCCCGGATATCAGTTCGCGGTGCGTACCCCGTCAAAGACTTGAGCAAATCACAATTGGCGTAGGTTTCATAAACATCGCCCTTTTGCATCGGCAGATAGTTACGCTTTGCCTCTATGCCGATCTCAACTTCAATCGCATCGACGAAATCGAGCAGCCGTACCTTGTTGGAATTGCCGATATTGACCACACGGAATGGTGCAACAGGGGAGAGGCTGTCACCTTCTGACACCTCGCCATTTTCCGGACGCTCGGGAATGGCATCAATCAGCAACCGAATGGCACGAACCAGATCATCGACATAGGTGAAATCCCGATAGAGCTCGCCATTGTTATAGATGTCGATCGGGCGGCCATCCAGAATCGCATCCGTGAATTTGAAGAGAGCCATATCCGGGCGTCCCCACGGGCCGTAAACTGTGAAAAAGCGGAACATGGTCGTCGGCAGATTCCAGAGATGAGCATAGGAATGGGCCATGTTTTCGTTGGCCTTTTTGGTCGCAGCATAGAATGACATCTGCAGATCAACCTTGTCCGTTTCCCGGAAGGGCTGCTCTTCATTGGCGCCATAGACCGAGGAGGAAGAGGCCATCAGAAGATGCTCCACTTTCATTTCGTGGGCAGCTTCCAGAATGTTGAAGCTGCCAACAATATTGGAGTCCAGATAGGATCTGGGATTCTCCATGCTGTAGCGCACGCCGGCCTGCCCTGCCAGATGCACGATAATGTCCGGTTTGAAAGTGGTTATAACGCGATTGACCAGATCGGCATCTTCAAGATTGCCAACCGTTGCATCAAAACGCTCATGCTGGAACAGCATCGCATGACGGCGCTCTTTGAGCCGCACATCATAATAGTCGGTTATGGCATCGAAACCGTGAACAGCAAAGCCTTCAGCCAGAAGCAGTTTGGCAAGGTGAAAACCGATAAAGCCGGCGGTGCCCGTTATGAATACGCGTTTCAACTTTTCATTCTTCCTTATTACGGACATGGATCGGCGCATCTGATATGCGCTTGACTGCCCTTTGCTCAAGCCAAGTGCTTATCCCATCCGTTCGGGTGCGTGCAACCGTTTATCAATAAGCTTTGGCAATAGAGCTCAGTCTGGCCATAGAAAAACCGGCTTCAGACGAGCTAAAGCCGGTTTTACTCATAAATACGTGCGGTCTGGCTTAGGCAGACAGAATGTTCACGGAATGCTGCGCGATCATGAATTCTTCGTCCGTAGGAATAACCATAACAGGAACGGAGCCCTCAGCAGAAATCAGCTCAACGCCGCGGGTGTCATTTTTGGCAGCATCGAGTTTGATGCCCATGAAGGCAAGATCGGCACAGACTTTATCGCGAATGATCGGGCCGTTTTCGCCAATACCAGCAGTGAAGACAAGCGCATCAATTCCGCCGAGAGCAACGGCAAGAGACGCAATCTGCTTAGCCGTACGCTGACAGAAGATATCCAGAGCAAGAACTGCGCCCGGAGCTTCGTTTTCTTCGATTTCGCGCATGTCGTTTGCGATGTCGGAAATGCCCAGAAGACCACATTTGTAGTAGAGCATCTTTTCAAGATCATCGACGCTCA
This window of the uncultured Cohaesibacter sp. genome carries:
- a CDS encoding NAD-dependent epimerase/dehydratase family protein; the encoded protein is MSVIRKNEKLKRVFITGTAGFIGFHLAKLLLAEGFAVHGFDAITDYYDVRLKERRHAMLFQHERFDATVGNLEDADLVNRVITTFKPDIIVHLAGQAGVRYSMENPRSYLDSNIVGSFNILEAAHEMKVEHLLMASSSSVYGANEEQPFRETDKVDLQMSFYAATKKANENMAHSYAHLWNLPTTMFRFFTVYGPWGRPDMALFKFTDAILDGRPIDIYNNGELYRDFTYVDDLVRAIRLLIDAIPERPENGEVSEGDSLSPVAPFRVVNIGNSNKVRLLDFVDAIEVEIGIEAKRNYLPMQKGDVYETYANCDLLKSLTGYAPRTDIRAGVGKFVDWFRDYYEK